One window of the Chitinophaga niabensis genome contains the following:
- a CDS encoding RNA polymerase sigma factor: protein MPLITDKHLLIKLKEGDEQAFRELYVRHHRQVLAFAIHLTHSAVDAEDILQDTFLRIWTNRSQLPDIERFDSYIFMIARNRTLDHLRKVALQQRLIDQVWANISDTSEENPAVELDARESKHLIHQALEALSPQKQTVFQLSRQQGLSHEEIAQQLGLSKSRVKNLLVETLKHLRVFLARHSSLLIFF, encoded by the coding sequence ATGCCGCTGATAACTGACAAACACCTGTTAATAAAACTGAAGGAGGGCGATGAGCAAGCTTTCCGGGAATTATATGTGCGGCATCACCGGCAGGTATTGGCTTTTGCGATCCATTTAACCCATTCCGCCGTAGATGCGGAAGACATTCTGCAGGACACTTTCCTCCGGATCTGGACCAACCGCTCCCAGTTACCTGACATTGAGCGCTTCGACAGCTACATTTTCATGATAGCCCGGAACCGCACCCTGGACCATTTACGCAAAGTGGCCCTCCAGCAAAGACTGATAGACCAGGTTTGGGCCAATATCTCTGATACTTCAGAAGAAAACCCGGCCGTAGAACTGGATGCCCGGGAAAGTAAACACCTCATCCACCAGGCCCTGGAGGCGCTGTCTCCTCAAAAACAGACGGTTTTCCAGCTCAGCCGGCAACAGGGGCTGAGCCATGAAGAGATTGCCCAACAGCTGGGCCTTTCCAAAAGCAGGGTAAAGAACCTGCTGGTGGAAACCCTCAAACATCTGCGAGTATTTTTGGCCAGGCATTCCAGCCTCCTGATATTTTTCTAA
- a CDS encoding DinB family protein, which produces MEHTATVTQATETSIVYLAKNYIRYNAWANTTLVNWLRTKEESVLEQEVASSFPSVRKTLFHILQAQQYWLSIIRRDETPNINWEESKTLEEVFSAIVAQSEEFVAFLDSMTADQIDEKTMVVSPWFQSDFANFEYIMHVVNHGTYHRGQITTIGRNLGFTDAPMTDYNFFNIHGK; this is translated from the coding sequence ATGGAACACACTGCAACTGTCACCCAAGCAACTGAAACATCTATCGTTTATTTAGCTAAGAACTACATCCGGTATAACGCCTGGGCTAATACAACCCTGGTTAACTGGCTCAGGACCAAAGAGGAAAGCGTATTGGAACAAGAAGTAGCTTCCAGCTTTCCCAGTGTGCGAAAAACCCTTTTCCATATCCTGCAGGCGCAGCAATACTGGTTATCCATTATCAGAAGGGACGAAACCCCAAATATCAATTGGGAAGAAAGCAAAACCCTGGAAGAAGTGTTTTCCGCTATCGTGGCGCAATCAGAAGAATTTGTAGCTTTCCTGGACAGTATGACCGCAGACCAGATCGATGAAAAAACAATGGTAGTGAGCCCCTGGTTCCAATCAGACTTCGCCAATTTTGAATATATCATGCATGTTGTGAACCATGGCACCTACCACAGGGGGCAGATCACCACAATAGGCCGTAACCTTGGATTTACCGATGCCCCCATGACAGATTATAATTTCTTTAATATCCATGGCAAGTGA
- a CDS encoding RNA polymerase sigma factor: MSTAEFDTLLVNSSDFLYPYALKLTRNHDEGKDLYQETICKALSNRDKYKAGTNIKAWLYIIMRNTFINGYRRKYKMMLHIEYGLDHVDHHPTEKDVSLFVKDIQQAIGQLPITLRRPFMLYYEGYKYQEIVKILAEPLGTIKSKIFGARRMLKASVKRY, from the coding sequence ATGTCTACCGCAGAATTCGACACATTGTTAGTAAACAGTAGTGACTTCCTGTATCCATATGCGCTCAAGCTTACACGGAATCACGATGAAGGAAAAGACCTCTACCAGGAAACTATCTGCAAAGCATTATCCAACCGGGATAAGTACAAGGCTGGTACCAATATCAAAGCCTGGTTGTACATCATCATGCGCAATACCTTCATTAACGGCTATCGCCGGAAGTATAAAATGATGCTGCATATTGAATACGGCCTTGATCATGTGGACCATCATCCCACAGAAAAAGATGTAAGCCTGTTCGTAAAAGATATCCAGCAAGCCATCGGGCAATTACCGATAACACTGAGAAGGCCTTTCATGTTATATTATGAAGGATACAAGTACCAGGAAATAGTTAAGATACTGGCAGAGCCATTGGGCACTATTAAGAGTAAGATCTTCGGAGCGAGGAGAATGCTGAAGGCAAGTGTGAAGCGGTATTAA
- a CDS encoding DUF1801 domain-containing protein, producing the protein MDVNEFMQKLEHPLKAEVEALRSIIREADPRIAERVKWNAPSYYYKLDMAAFNLRQTKFVQLILIFPKGLIKDASGLLLGDWKDRREARFTNMEEVRAKTPALQKVVREWIKLVEKDQ; encoded by the coding sequence ATGGATGTGAATGAATTCATGCAAAAGCTGGAGCATCCGCTCAAAGCAGAAGTAGAAGCGCTCCGCAGCATTATCAGAGAAGCAGACCCCAGAATTGCAGAACGGGTTAAATGGAACGCACCCAGTTATTATTATAAATTAGACATGGCGGCCTTTAATCTGCGCCAGACTAAGTTCGTGCAACTCATCCTTATCTTCCCGAAGGGCTTGATCAAAGATGCATCCGGACTCCTTTTAGGAGATTGGAAAGACAGAAGGGAAGCGCGTTTCACCAATATGGAAGAAGTGCGCGCAAAAACACCTGCATTACAGAAGGTAGTACGGGAATGGATAAAACTGGTAGAAAAAGATCAATAG
- a CDS encoding DinB family protein produces MGTTTTESTRMIGILAMYDLQTPFLNSVLEGISDEDAHKRLHPKANHVAWLAGTLVQQRYDMAGLLGGSEHRQAAHDLFKDNQGIKDGVTYPSLESFKKDWAFITPISREVLTKVTDEKLNSMFEVPGMSFPFFDLITFTSYREANCIGQIALLRRLLGYEAMKYM; encoded by the coding sequence ATGGGAACAACAACAACAGAAAGCACCAGGATGATCGGCATATTAGCCATGTATGATCTGCAGACACCTTTCCTGAACAGCGTGCTGGAAGGTATTTCAGATGAAGATGCACACAAGCGTTTGCATCCAAAAGCAAATCACGTTGCGTGGCTGGCCGGCACGCTTGTGCAGCAACGTTACGACATGGCAGGGTTATTAGGAGGCAGTGAACACCGCCAGGCAGCTCATGATCTTTTTAAGGATAACCAGGGCATAAAGGATGGCGTTACCTATCCTTCGCTGGAATCTTTCAAAAAGGACTGGGCATTTATCACACCTATCAGCAGGGAAGTGCTCACAAAGGTTACAGATGAAAAGCTGAACAGTATGTTTGAAGTGCCGGGTATGAGTTTTCCTTTCTTTGACCTGATCACTTTTACCAGCTACAGGGAAGCAAACTGTATCGGACAGATCGCATTACTACGCAGATTGCTGGGTTACGAAGCAATGAAATACATGTAA